The Solenopsis invicta isolate M01_SB chromosome 12, UNIL_Sinv_3.0, whole genome shotgun sequence genome window below encodes:
- the LOC105200212 gene encoding 5'-AMP-activated protein kinase subunit beta-2 isoform X1: protein MGNAGSNQPVGHHHGTTVSRERHNKDHPPPSPGKEGQAFVFDKKPSQKLVFQSSHEEEESYFVKSGQQDGDDFGSQRPRSNTVSEGTKVADSKVLPTVFKWEGGGKQVYISGTFTGWKTLPMVKSHGDFVTIIDLPEGEHQYKFFVDGEWRHDPGLKIVDNGMGSKNNLVSVKKSDFEVFQALAKDSEGVTSSTQTEYGQEIPPHKPWEKITGPPILPPHLLQVILNKDTPLSCEPTLLPEPNHVMLNHLYALSIKDSVMVLSATHRYRKKYVTTLLYKPI from the exons ATGGGTAATGCTGGTAGCAATCAGCCTGTTGGCCATCACCACGGCACTACAGTAAGCAGGGAGCGACATAATAAAGATCATCCTCCACCCTCTCCAGGGAAGGAAGGCCAGGCGTTTGTCTTTGACAAAAAGCCAAGTCAAAAGCTCGTATTTCAGTCCTCCCATGAAGAAGAAGAGTCATACTTTGTAAAG agtGGCCAACAGGATGGGGATGATTTTGGATCACAGAGACCAAGATCTAACACAGTATCCGAGGGAACAAAAGTTGCAGACAGCAAGGTACTACCAACTGTTTTCAAGTGGGAAGGAGGTGGAAAGCAGGTGTATATTAGCGGTACATTTACTGGATGGAAGACATTACCGATGGTAAAGAGTCATGGAGATTTTGTCACTATAATTGACCTGCCAGAGGGAGAACAtcagtataaattttttgtcgATGGTGAATGGAGGCACGATCCTGGACTG AAAATTGTGGACAATGGTATGGGTTCCAAGAACAATTTAGTTTCTGTAAAGAAGTCTGACTTTGAGGTATTTCAAGCTCTCGCAAAAGATAGCGAGGGTGTCACTAGTAGTACGCAAACAGAGTATGGACAAGAAATACCACCACACAAACCTTGGGAGAAAATAACCGGCCCACCTATCCTGCCGCCGCATCTGTTGCAAGTTATTCTTAATAAGGATACACCATTATCC TGCGAGCCTACTCTTTTACCTGAGCCAAATCACGTTATGTTGAACCATCTTTATGCCTTGAGTATTAAGGACAGCGTTATGGTCCTATCAGCCACACATCGTTATCGCAAAAAATATGTCACAACTTTGCTTTACAAACCAATTTAA
- the LOC105200212 gene encoding 5'-AMP-activated protein kinase subunit beta-2 isoform X2, with the protein MGNAGSNQPVGHHHGTTVSRERHNKDHPPPSPGKEGQAFVFDKKPSQKLVFQSSHEEEESYFVKDGDDFGSQRPRSNTVSEGTKVADSKVLPTVFKWEGGGKQVYISGTFTGWKTLPMVKSHGDFVTIIDLPEGEHQYKFFVDGEWRHDPGLKIVDNGMGSKNNLVSVKKSDFEVFQALAKDSEGVTSSTQTEYGQEIPPHKPWEKITGPPILPPHLLQVILNKDTPLSCEPTLLPEPNHVMLNHLYALSIKDSVMVLSATHRYRKKYVTTLLYKPI; encoded by the exons ATGGGTAATGCTGGTAGCAATCAGCCTGTTGGCCATCACCACGGCACTACAGTAAGCAGGGAGCGACATAATAAAGATCATCCTCCACCCTCTCCAGGGAAGGAAGGCCAGGCGTTTGTCTTTGACAAAAAGCCAAGTCAAAAGCTCGTATTTCAGTCCTCCCATGAAGAAGAAGAGTCATACTTTGTAAAG GATGGGGATGATTTTGGATCACAGAGACCAAGATCTAACACAGTATCCGAGGGAACAAAAGTTGCAGACAGCAAGGTACTACCAACTGTTTTCAAGTGGGAAGGAGGTGGAAAGCAGGTGTATATTAGCGGTACATTTACTGGATGGAAGACATTACCGATGGTAAAGAGTCATGGAGATTTTGTCACTATAATTGACCTGCCAGAGGGAGAACAtcagtataaattttttgtcgATGGTGAATGGAGGCACGATCCTGGACTG AAAATTGTGGACAATGGTATGGGTTCCAAGAACAATTTAGTTTCTGTAAAGAAGTCTGACTTTGAGGTATTTCAAGCTCTCGCAAAAGATAGCGAGGGTGTCACTAGTAGTACGCAAACAGAGTATGGACAAGAAATACCACCACACAAACCTTGGGAGAAAATAACCGGCCCACCTATCCTGCCGCCGCATCTGTTGCAAGTTATTCTTAATAAGGATACACCATTATCC TGCGAGCCTACTCTTTTACCTGAGCCAAATCACGTTATGTTGAACCATCTTTATGCCTTGAGTATTAAGGACAGCGTTATGGTCCTATCAGCCACACATCGTTATCGCAAAAAATATGTCACAACTTTGCTTTACAAACCAATTTAA